A region from the Acidobacteriota bacterium genome encodes:
- a CDS encoding CTP synthase, translating into MEYPKFIFVTGGVLSSLGKGIAAASIGALLKACGYTVSIAKLDPYLNVDPGTMSPFQHGEVFVTDDGAETDLDLGHYERFTGARLTKDHNLTAGKIYLQVIRKERRGDYLGKTVQVIPQVTDEIKQGILKLSRNSQVTIVEIGGTVGDIESLPFLESIRQMRNELGEKRTVFTHLTLVPFVRTSGELKTKPTQHSVKELREIGIQPDLILCRCEQDLPEDIKAKISLFCNVRTADVISAVDVKNIYEVPLKYRDQGLVERLIQRLDLPAPAVDLSRWEGLIRRMEARAETVTVAMVGKYTHLIDSYKSLYEAMVHGGIANDVRVDMKWIDSEEITRDNAAETLAGCHAVLVPGGFGTRGIDGKIDAIRYARERKVPFFGICLGMQCAVIEYARNVCGLPEASSTEFDPGTPVKIFYKLRELLGVEEMGGNMRLGAYACRLREGTLASRVYGAAEVGERHRHRYEFNRAYQETLEQNGMVVSGISPDEKFVEIVEIPAHPWFFGCQFHPEFKSLPLEPHPVFVDFIRAALLNKRGNLGV; encoded by the coding sequence ATGGAATACCCGAAGTTCATTTTCGTCACCGGTGGCGTGTTGTCCTCACTCGGCAAGGGGATCGCGGCGGCTTCCATCGGCGCCCTGCTGAAAGCCTGCGGCTACACGGTCTCCATCGCCAAGCTGGACCCCTATCTGAACGTGGACCCCGGCACCATGAGCCCCTTCCAGCACGGGGAGGTCTTCGTCACCGACGACGGGGCCGAGACCGACCTGGACCTGGGCCACTACGAACGCTTCACCGGCGCCCGCCTGACGAAGGACCACAACCTGACCGCCGGGAAGATCTACCTCCAGGTGATCCGAAAGGAACGCCGGGGAGATTACCTGGGAAAGACCGTCCAGGTCATCCCGCAGGTCACCGACGAGATCAAGCAGGGGATCCTCAAGCTCTCCCGGAACTCCCAGGTCACCATCGTGGAGATCGGCGGCACGGTGGGCGACATCGAGAGCCTTCCCTTCCTGGAATCCATCCGCCAGATGCGCAACGAACTGGGCGAGAAACGGACCGTCTTCACCCACCTGACCCTGGTTCCCTTCGTCCGGACCTCGGGGGAGTTGAAGACCAAGCCCACCCAGCACAGCGTCAAGGAACTCCGGGAGATCGGCATCCAGCCGGACCTCATCCTCTGCCGCTGCGAGCAGGACCTCCCCGAGGACATCAAGGCGAAGATCTCCCTCTTCTGCAACGTCCGGACCGCCGACGTCATCTCGGCCGTGGACGTGAAGAACATCTACGAGGTCCCCCTGAAGTACCGCGACCAGGGCCTCGTGGAGCGTCTCATCCAGCGGCTGGACCTCCCGGCGCCCGCCGTGGACCTCTCCCGCTGGGAGGGGCTGATCCGGCGCATGGAGGCCCGCGCCGAGACCGTCACCGTGGCCATGGTAGGCAAGTACACGCACCTGATCGACTCGTACAAGAGCCTTTACGAGGCCATGGTCCACGGCGGCATCGCCAACGACGTCCGGGTGGACATGAAGTGGATCGACTCGGAGGAGATCACCCGCGACAACGCGGCTGAAACCCTGGCGGGCTGTCACGCCGTCCTGGTGCCGGGGGGCTTCGGCACCCGGGGCATCGACGGGAAAATCGACGCCATCCGCTACGCCCGGGAACGGAAGGTCCCCTTCTTCGGGATCTGCCTCGGCATGCAGTGCGCCGTCATCGAGTACGCCCGGAACGTCTGCGGTCTCCCCGAGGCCTCGTCCACCGAGTTCGACCCGGGCACCCCCGTGAAAATTTTCTACAAGCTCCGGGAACTCCTGGGGGTCGAGGAGATGGGGGGCAACATGAGGCTGGGCGCCTACGCCTGCCGTCTCCGGGAGGGGACGCTGGCGTCCCGGGTTTACGGGGCCGCCGAGGTGGGGGAGCGCCACCGCCACCGGTACGAGTTCAACCGGGCCTACCAGGAGACCTTGGAACAGAACGGGATGGTGGTCTCGGGCATCAGCCCCGACGAGAAATTCGTGGAGATCGTGGAGATCCCCGCCCACCCGTGGTTCTTCGGGTGCCAGTTCCACCCGGAGTTCAAGTCGCTTCCGCTGGAGCCGCACCCGGTCTTCGTGGACTTCATCCGGGCCGCGCTGCTCAACAAGCGCGGTAACCTCGGAGTGTAG